The Pangasianodon hypophthalmus isolate fPanHyp1 chromosome 14, fPanHyp1.pri, whole genome shotgun sequence nucleotide sequence TTCAATAAAGATGGATTATTACAGTATGTGTCCACTATATTTGTCCTGCAGATTTCTTTACTTATTGTGAGCACAAATAAAGCCCCAATCATAGCAAAATTTATGGACCAGACCATAAAAATAAGTTTCACCACAGTACCTTGTGTCATCAGATTATGGTATCTCAAAGGCTTGCAAATGGCAATGTATCGGTCATAAGCCATAACagtgagaaataaaagagaTCCATTGCCATACAGGTGAAGAAGGATGCCTTGCAAGGCACAAGCAGGGTAGGAGATTTCTCTTGTCTGAGACAATATACTGCAAACCAGCTGAGGGTAAAAAGCTGTAGCTCCCATAAGGTCACATATGGACAAATTAAACAGCAGTATGTACACAGGTTTATGCAGATCCCTTTTTACAATAATAGTCACAAGTAGCATGGACTGGAAGAACAAAATTAAACAGTATGTGATGATGCCAAAAATGAATATAGAAAAAGCACTAGATGGTGGTATGTCCAACGATTCCATGGTCAGAGTTGTCATAAAATGTGTCAAATTTGAATTAAGAGACATGTCTCCTCCCATTGTAACTACAAGTCCTGgacaaaataatataacaatatatggGTTAAGACATTTAACATGgacaaattgttttgttttacgaCACCTATGCTTTCTTACCTATAACAAGCTGATAAGACTAAGTATGTTGATAAATAAGTCGGTGAAAGTGCCACAGCATCACAAAACCCACCAACTGAACACATCTGAGGTGATGGTATTATCACTATTATCACCACTTGGGTACTCACCCAGAGACTTAAAGTATTTGTATCTCTCCATATTAACTTTATCCCATGggtcaagtgtttttttttttttttcataacccAGTTGTTGATTAGGTTACATGGGACTGTGGGGATGAGAGGAATCCTCTGTGCTTTGCAGCTAACAGTGATTTATGGAGGGAAAAACAACAAGTAAAATGATAATTTGCaatactgtatctgtacagtCCATTTGGAAGCATGTGCAAGAGACTTTGAATTGTATTTGAATATGTATCTGTTTGAAATACTAGCTTCCATCTTGAGTCTTATAACATCCAGGTGCACTTCAACAAATGCAATCATTAGGCCAGGGGTGTTCAATCTTATCCGGAAAtggccggtgtgggtgcaggttttctttCCAATCAGGCAGGATCCACAACTGATTCCACcagtttaatcagttgatcttggctttcagtacACTCaagtgtggctcctgcttggctggaatgaaaacctgaacCCACACCAAACCTTTTGGGATAAGATCGGACACTCCTGCATTAGACTGTCCAAGTGAGAACATCCATAATCATCTTAAGGGATCTGTATGGTACCATTCACAGCAACCTCATAGCAAACTTTAGGCTGTCCGTGAGAGGCCAACCTTTAGCAGTAGTGAGTGATTCCCTGGTGAAGGAGGCTCCAAACAGAAGTAGAGTATGAGGATGGTGTCAGGCAGAACCAGAAGGCAGGCATCTCATTTACATCTACGAACTGATAGAGATCAGTCAAATATGACCTGAGCCAGAATAAAGCCATTCCCCTAAgcccaacaacattttctagtttaTCTAGAAGAATATTATGATctatggtatcaaaagctgcaataagatcaagcaacacaagcaaggagcaCAACCCTATTtggaggccagtagtaggtcatttaccactttaaccagcactgtctttgtactgtgatgaggcctaaattcTGACTAAAAGATTTCaagaatgttattcctatgcaaTTATGATCCTAAATGCTGAGCTATGACCTTTCCTAGGATCTTAGTGAGAAACATAGCCAATGTTAAAATAGGAactaattattttaaatcaagGTCCAATTGCTTCTGGtagtatctgtttgaggaaatatGTAGGTAGGTgatctagtacacaagttgatgattttgaagaGGAAATTAGCTAAATTAGTTCAGCCTGTTGGAATGATAGTACAAGATTTTAATTGCCCTTCTGACATGGCTATATTGTTTTCTACTTAGTTAGTTATATTGTCTGACTGATAACTATTTTTGAAAACTTATTCTTGACTAAGACCTTAGGATTATCTGCTATGTGCAGTCTTCTCCATTAGAAAGATAACTAATGTGaaattatcacaaataaacCTATTACTAACgatggaggaggaaaaaataaacatcccaCACTGAACAAGCTCAGTGTTTGTCATGTTGAATTTAGGAACATATCTTGGTTGTAGCTTTCTGGTGATGACAGGCACATCCTATGTGGATCCTCTGTTTGCTGTCTTTAGACAAAAGCATTCTTCAAAAATATTAAGAGGCAGCAAAAGGGAAAGTCAAAATATAACAGAGGAAAACAAAAGCATTGACATTTTGTTTAAACGCCAACACAGATGAGAATCTCCTGGCAAACATTTCAAAACCACCAACAGGAAAACAGGAACTACATCACCATGTTTTCAGTCACAGCCAGATAATATCATGCAGCAGTATGCCTCTAAGTAATGCCCAAGAGGTGGTTACACTCCTGATAGAGAGGCATGCCATGGTAGGGTCTAGGTCACTTTCTGTTTAGAGAAGAGAGCCCCTTTCATCTTTAAGCTGTGGCAGTTGAACAGCTGGTCTGAGGATCAGATGGTCTCTGTCCTGTCTAAGTATCACTGTACGGAGTGCCTGGGCATGGAAAGCTGCAAGGTCAGTTGTTTGGTAGTATAACCTTTCAAAACCCCAGGTTTAACCAGAAGGTCACTTCAGAGTCAAGTGGGCACCAACAAGACAAGACAAATTTATCAAC carries:
- the LOC113539117 gene encoding olfactory receptor 52B2-like, with amino-acid sequence MGGDMSLNSNLTHFMTTLTMESLDIPPSSAFSIFIFGIITYCLILFFQSMLLVTIIVKRDLHKPVYILLFNLSICDLMGATAFYPQLVCSILSQTREISYPACALQGILLHLYGNGSLLFLTVMAYDRYIAICKPLRYHNLMTQGTVVKLIFMVWSINFAMIGALFVLTISKEICRTNIVDTYCNNPSLLKLSCEDTRVVNYYGLFTIALVQGSSIPIVSLTYIKILITCLSTKQIQSINKAMQTCGTHLVVFLSFEVNIFLLLISHRLEAVSPHLRRAFGVSVVIFPPILNPLIYGLKTREIRQTMFKFLQRKISSI